The following proteins are co-located in the Vidua macroura isolate BioBank_ID:100142 chromosome 1, ASM2450914v1, whole genome shotgun sequence genome:
- the CNDP2 gene encoding cytosolic non-specific dipeptidase isoform X2 — translation MMEVAAKEIERLGGTTKLMDIGKQKLPDGSEIPLPPIVLGTLGTDPRKKTVCVYGHLDVQPAALEDGWDSEPFTLVERDGKLYGRGSTDDKGPVLAWLNALEAYQQTNQEFPVNIRFCLEGMEESGSEGLDELIFAQRDAFFKDVDYVCISDNYWLGKKKPCITYGLRGICYYFIEVECCDKDLHSGVYGGSVHEAMTDLIALMGSLVDKKGKILIPGVNEAVAPVTDEELALYEKIDFDLTEYAKDVGATRLLHDAKREILMHRWRYPSLSLHGIEGAFSASGAKTVIPRKVIGKFSIRLVPNMTPEEVTKNVEDYLNKKFAELQSPNKFKVYLGHGGKPWVSDFNHPHYMAGRRAMKTVFGVEPDLTREGGSIPVTLTFQEATGKNVMLLPVGAADDGAHSQNEKLNRYNYIQGVKMLGAYLYEVSQLKD, via the exons ATGATGGAGGTTGCTGCGAAGGAGATTGAGCGACTGGGAGGCACAACCAAACTTATGGATATTGGGAAACAAAAG CTGCCCGATGGATCAGAGATCCCCCTACCGCCAATTGTTTTGGGAACACTGGGCACGGATCCACGCAAAAAGACAGTGTGTGTATATGGTCACCTGGATGTTCAGCCAGCAGCACTAGAGGATGGCTGGGATAGTGAGCCCTTCACTCTGGTAGAAAGAGATG GTAAGTTGTATGGGAGAGGATCAACAGATGACAAAGGTCCAGTGCTTGCCTGGCTGAATGCCTTGGAGGCTTATCAACAAACTAACCAG gAGTTTCCAGTAAATATTAGGTTTTGCCTAGAGGGTATGGAAGAATCAGGCTCTGAAGGCCTTGATGAACTGATTTTTGCTCAGCGAGATGCTTTCTTTAAAGACGTGGATTATGTTTGCATTTCTGACAACTACTGGCTAGGCAAGAAGAAGCCTTGTATCACTTATGGTTTGAGAGGTATCTGCTACTACTTCATAGAG GTGGAATGTTGTGACAAAGACCTTCACTCCGGAGTTTATGGTGGTTCGGTACATGAGGCCATGACAGATCTCATTGCTCTGATGG GTTCTCTTGTAgacaagaaagggaaaatccttATCCCAGGTGTTAATGAAGCAGTGGCACCTGTTACTGATGAGGAGCTGGCATTATACGAGAAGATTGATTTTGACCTGACAGAATATGCAAAAGATGTAGGAGCAACAAGACTTCTGCATGATGCAAAG AGAGAGATCCTTATGCACAGATGGAGATACCCTTCCTTGTCTCTCCATGGAATTGAAGGAGCCTTCTCAGCCTCTGGTGCCAAGACTGTGATTCCTAGGAAAGTGATTGGCAAGTTCTCAATCAGGCTTGTGCCAAACATGACTCCTGAGGAAGTCACAAAGAAT GTTGAAGACTACTTGAACAAAAAGTTTGCGGAGCTGCAGAGTCCCAACAAATTCAAAGTGTACTTAGGCCATGGTGGAAAACCCTGGGTGTCAGACTTCAACCATCCCCACTACATGGCTGGTAGGAGGGCCATGAAGACAG TTTTTGGAGTTGAACCAGACCTGACGAGGGAGGGAGGAAGCATTCCTGTGACCCTTACTTTTCAAGAAGCCACAGGCAAGAATGTCATGCTGCTTCCTGTTGGAGCTGCAGATGATGGTGCTCACtctcaaaatgaaaaactaaATAG GTATAACTACATCCAGGGGGTCAAGATGCTTGGTGCATACCTCTATGAAGTTTCCCAGCTGAAGGACTAA
- the CNDP2 gene encoding cytosolic non-specific dipeptidase isoform X1 — protein sequence MSALETLFKYIDEHQDLYVQRLAEWVAIQSVSAWPEKRGEIKHMMEVAAKEIERLGGTTKLMDIGKQKLPDGSEIPLPPIVLGTLGTDPRKKTVCVYGHLDVQPAALEDGWDSEPFTLVERDGKLYGRGSTDDKGPVLAWLNALEAYQQTNQEFPVNIRFCLEGMEESGSEGLDELIFAQRDAFFKDVDYVCISDNYWLGKKKPCITYGLRGICYYFIEVECCDKDLHSGVYGGSVHEAMTDLIALMGSLVDKKGKILIPGVNEAVAPVTDEELALYEKIDFDLTEYAKDVGATRLLHDAKREILMHRWRYPSLSLHGIEGAFSASGAKTVIPRKVIGKFSIRLVPNMTPEEVTKNVEDYLNKKFAELQSPNKFKVYLGHGGKPWVSDFNHPHYMAGRRAMKTVFGVEPDLTREGGSIPVTLTFQEATGKNVMLLPVGAADDGAHSQNEKLNRYNYIQGVKMLGAYLYEVSQLKD from the exons ATGTCTGCTCTTGAAACCCTCTTTAAATACATTGATGAACACCAGGACCTCTATGTTCAG CGCCTGGCAGAGTGGGTGGCAATCCAGAGCGTGTCAGCATGGCCAGAGAAGAGGGGTGAAATCAAGCACATGATGGAGGTTGCTGCGAAGGAGATTGAGCGACTGGGAGGCACAACCAAACTTATGGATATTGGGAAACAAAAG CTGCCCGATGGATCAGAGATCCCCCTACCGCCAATTGTTTTGGGAACACTGGGCACGGATCCACGCAAAAAGACAGTGTGTGTATATGGTCACCTGGATGTTCAGCCAGCAGCACTAGAGGATGGCTGGGATAGTGAGCCCTTCACTCTGGTAGAAAGAGATG GTAAGTTGTATGGGAGAGGATCAACAGATGACAAAGGTCCAGTGCTTGCCTGGCTGAATGCCTTGGAGGCTTATCAACAAACTAACCAG gAGTTTCCAGTAAATATTAGGTTTTGCCTAGAGGGTATGGAAGAATCAGGCTCTGAAGGCCTTGATGAACTGATTTTTGCTCAGCGAGATGCTTTCTTTAAAGACGTGGATTATGTTTGCATTTCTGACAACTACTGGCTAGGCAAGAAGAAGCCTTGTATCACTTATGGTTTGAGAGGTATCTGCTACTACTTCATAGAG GTGGAATGTTGTGACAAAGACCTTCACTCCGGAGTTTATGGTGGTTCGGTACATGAGGCCATGACAGATCTCATTGCTCTGATGG GTTCTCTTGTAgacaagaaagggaaaatccttATCCCAGGTGTTAATGAAGCAGTGGCACCTGTTACTGATGAGGAGCTGGCATTATACGAGAAGATTGATTTTGACCTGACAGAATATGCAAAAGATGTAGGAGCAACAAGACTTCTGCATGATGCAAAG AGAGAGATCCTTATGCACAGATGGAGATACCCTTCCTTGTCTCTCCATGGAATTGAAGGAGCCTTCTCAGCCTCTGGTGCCAAGACTGTGATTCCTAGGAAAGTGATTGGCAAGTTCTCAATCAGGCTTGTGCCAAACATGACTCCTGAGGAAGTCACAAAGAAT GTTGAAGACTACTTGAACAAAAAGTTTGCGGAGCTGCAGAGTCCCAACAAATTCAAAGTGTACTTAGGCCATGGTGGAAAACCCTGGGTGTCAGACTTCAACCATCCCCACTACATGGCTGGTAGGAGGGCCATGAAGACAG TTTTTGGAGTTGAACCAGACCTGACGAGGGAGGGAGGAAGCATTCCTGTGACCCTTACTTTTCAAGAAGCCACAGGCAAGAATGTCATGCTGCTTCCTGTTGGAGCTGCAGATGATGGTGCTCACtctcaaaatgaaaaactaaATAG GTATAACTACATCCAGGGGGTCAAGATGCTTGGTGCATACCTCTATGAAGTTTCCCAGCTGAAGGACTAA